The Thioalkalivibrio sp. XN279 genome contains the following window.
TCCGCGCGCGACTGCTTGAAGCCCGTGGTGCTGGCATTCGCGATGTTGTTGCCGGTCACCCGGAGGTCGGCCGAGGCCGCGTTCAAGCCACTCAAGGCAGTTCTGAAAGGCATGTTCCTGTACTCCTGGAATAGGGGTCGTTAACCGATCTGGCGCACTTTGCCGAGGTCGACCTCGCCGAGGCCCGTCACCGTCAGTGACAGCCCGCCCGTGTAGCGGTCGATGCTGACGCTCTCCACGCCGCCGCGGACCAGCGTGTCCAGCGACAGCGAGGTGTCGCCCTGGCGCCCGACCGCACGCAACTGGTAGAAGCCCGGCGCGGCAGGCTCGCCCTGGGCGTCGGTGCCGTCCCAGTGGAAATTCGCTTGCGGGCCGCTGCCCGCGGCCGCCACGGTGGTCACCAGGCGGCCGGCGAAGTCATACACGCCCACCACCACGTCCCGCGCGCCTTCCGGGTTGTCGACCGCGCCGGTGACCGTGCCCGCGGGAGGCAGCCAGGCCTCCTGGGCCGGCACGTAGACCTGGCGGCCGACGAGGGAGGCCGCCTGCAGCGCCTGGTTCGAGGTCAGCGAGCCGGCCAGCTCCTTCAAGGATTGTTGCATGTCCTCGATGCCGGACACGGTGCCGAACTGCGCCAGCTGGCCGAGGAACTCGCCGCTTTCGAGCGGCTTGAACGGATCCTGGTTGCGCAGCTGCGTGACCATCAGCTCGAGGAACTGTTCCTGGCCGAGCTGGCCCTGCTTCGGCTCGGCCTTCGGCTGGCGCAGCAGGCCGGCCTGTTCGAGGGTATTCGTGTCGATCGTGCTCATGTTCAACCCCTGCCGAGCTGCAGCGTGCGCAGCATCAGGTCCCTGGTGGTGGACAACACCTCGACGCTGCTGGAGTAGCTGCGCGAGGCGGAAATCATGTCGGCCATCTGCTCGACGGTGTTGATGGCCGGGAGGTAGACGTAGCCGTTCTCGTCGGCGAGCGGGTTGCCGGGGTCGTGGCGCGCGACCGGCGGCGCCTGGCTCTCGACGATCCCGGTCACGCGTACGCCGGGCGCCGACTGGGCCTGCGGCCCGGCGCCTGCGGTGGCCTGCTCCAGCGTCGCCGCGAACACCGGGTGCCGGGCGCGGTACACCGCCTCCGGCGTGCTCGCCGCCGTGTCGGCGTTGGCGAGGTTGCTGGCGATGGTGTTGAGCCGCGTGGACTGGGCGCTGAGCGCCGAGCCGGAGATGTGGAAAATCTTGCCGAGGTTCATGGCTTACTCTCCCTTGAGGGCCTTGCGCAGCCCGTTGATGCGGCTGTTGATGAAATCCAGCGACGCCTGGTAGCGCACGGCGTTCTCGGCGAAGGCAGCGTGCTCGAGCTGGCTGTCCACGGTGTTGCCGTCCAGCGCCGCGTGGTTGGGCACGCGGTACATCATTTCGGCGGGACCGCCGGGCTGGCCGGAGCCGGTGGAGATATGCCCCTGTCGCGTCGTGGCGAGGGCCATGCCCTGTTGCCCGGACGCCTGCGCCAGCGCGGCGCGGAAATCGATATCGCGCGCCTTGAAGTTGGGCGTGTCCGCATTGGCGATGTTCGCCGCGAGCAACTCGACGCGCTTTGCGGCGACGGCAAGCGCCTGGGGGTGAATGCCGAGGGCGCGGTCTGTGATGGAACTCATTGCTACCTTCCCGTGCTGGCCGTCCACGCGGACGGACTCGGGAAACACAAAGCAAGGCCCGTGCCAACGGAACTAAGTCACTGCAAGCAAAAGGTATTTTTCGCCGCCGCGGGCGCGGGCCCGATGCTCGACGATTTTTTGACGCGGGGGATGGACGTCAGCGGCCGTACTGCGCCCTGCGTGCGGCGCGCCCTTGCCGGGCGAGCGGCAAGAAGTTGCCGCCCGGTGAATTCAGCGGCGGCAGGCGAGCTGCTCGACGACGGCAGAGGCCAGCTCGTCGGGCTGGAACTTGGCAAGGAAGCGATCGGCGCCGGAGTTGCGCGCGCGATCATCGTTGGAGCGGCCGCTGAGGGAAGAGTGCAACAGGATGTGCAGGCCGCTCATCCGGCTGTCCTCGCGCACGCGCGAGACCAGCGTATAGCCGTCCATCTGCGGCATCTCGATGTCCGAGATCAGCATGCTGACGCGCTCCTGGAGGGGGCCGAGCTCGGCCCAGGTGCGCAGCTGTTCGAGCGCCTCGGCGCCATTGTTCTTCAGCACGCAATCCAGCCCCAGGGCGCGCAACGCGCGCTGCACCTGGCCCCGGGCGACCGAGGAGTCGTCTGCCACCAGCACCGGCGGCAGCCCGGCGGCAAGAACCTGCCGCGCCTCTGTCGACAAGGCGCTGGATACTGACTGCTCGGACTTGGCGACCATGGCCAGCACGCGCTCGACGTCGAGGATCTCGACCATCTCTTCTGCGACGCTGGTGATGGCGGTGACGAACCCGGCCCCGCCCTTGCTCGGCGGCGGCCGTACGGACTCCCACCGGGTCGAGACGATCCGGTCGACGCGGGACACCAGCAAGCCCTGCAGGGAGCGACTGAACTCGGTCAGGATCACCAGCCGGTAGGGCGTCGGCACCGCCGGCGCCTGGCCGATGGCATGGGCGAGGTCGATCACCGGCACGGCGCGGCCCCGCAGCGACGCGATGCCGGCGACGACCTCATGGGCGCCAGGCATCCGGCGCAAGGGCGGGCAGTACACCACCTCGGTCACCTTGTGCACGTTGATGCCGTAGAGCTGCTCGTCGGCGAGCCTGAACAACAACAGCTCAAGAGGCTGAGAGCTGGTTTCGACCTGCGCGCGAGCGTTGGAGCGTGTCATGCGTTGATCCTCTGGCACCCGCTACAACTGATCGGCCGGCTGCCCGGTTACTTGAGCCTGTCGCGAGTTGGCACGCACCGTGCATGTCTACCCGCGGTAACGACGGTTTAGTGACGGTTTTTGGTGACGGTCCAGCGATGCAGCACAGACTCCTCTTATTAATGGCTTGCTTGCTCGGGTTGCCGGGCGCGC
Protein-coding sequences here:
- the flgC gene encoding flagellar basal body rod protein FlgC → MNLGKIFHISGSALSAQSTRLNTIASNLANADTAASTPEAVYRARHPVFAATLEQATAGAGPQAQSAPGVRVTGIVESQAPPVARHDPGNPLADENGYVYLPAINTVEQMADMISASRSYSSSVEVLSTTRDLMLRTLQLGRG
- the flgB gene encoding flagellar basal body rod protein FlgB; the encoded protein is MSSITDRALGIHPQALAVAAKRVELLAANIANADTPNFKARDIDFRAALAQASGQQGMALATTRQGHISTGSGQPGGPAEMMYRVPNHAALDGNTVDSQLEHAAFAENAVRYQASLDFINSRINGLRKALKGE
- a CDS encoding flagellar hook assembly protein FlgD produces the protein MSTIDTNTLEQAGLLRQPKAEPKQGQLGQEQFLELMVTQLRNQDPFKPLESGEFLGQLAQFGTVSGIEDMQQSLKELAGSLTSNQALQAASLVGRQVYVPAQEAWLPPAGTVTGAVDNPEGARDVVVGVYDFAGRLVTTVAAAGSGPQANFHWDGTDAQGEPAAPGFYQLRAVGRQGDTSLSLDTLVRGGVESVSIDRYTGGLSLTVTGLGEVDLGKVRQIG
- a CDS encoding chemotaxis protein; the encoded protein is MTRSNARAQVETSSQPLELLLFRLADEQLYGINVHKVTEVVYCPPLRRMPGAHEVVAGIASLRGRAVPVIDLAHAIGQAPAVPTPYRLVILTEFSRSLQGLLVSRVDRIVSTRWESVRPPPSKGGAGFVTAITSVAEEMVEILDVERVLAMVAKSEQSVSSALSTEARQVLAAGLPPVLVADDSSVARGQVQRALRALGLDCVLKNNGAEALEQLRTWAELGPLQERVSMLISDIEMPQMDGYTLVSRVREDSRMSGLHILLHSSLSGRSNDDRARNSGADRFLAKFQPDELASAVVEQLACRR